Proteins from a genomic interval of Lacticaseibacillus pabuli:
- a CDS encoding sensor domain-containing diguanylate cyclase, with translation MKINLFGMPIIMHLWLHPLNFVIWFVEVLVAVFFVSGVIRHYQELYEYAFDEKNDRVRRIVARVLMPVLTIGLGMLLHFIGYSYPDTGMACHNLGLFLLVFPLIDVGINNWELAVRIAGIAAVWYMHHMLGLNRPQFAISVGLLLIGIVYMRINPQRIRQNLWASTVTFLYVALTFWLLIPPFSAPSQRGVIIFQAVVMYMAVTGIATFLWIREHRRAVHATEVERLASFDQLTNAANYNQYQADMANMFDEARADNRKLTMVSIDIDHFKQINDHYGHLAGNSVLIGVATTLDDELSQLPGKHKLYRTGGEEFAIAFADCDPDSVLDEMQSIWQQVQKAHYHYGDYDISVTISMGITALRPNDYSIDDLAKRADDNLYLSKHAGRDTITVEGETVHGNGERDLIATYAYFTQPIKPADGKGRYRNELLLRMFDQEHERWVLPEMFDISVQTQIDLMRRTLAQSSTRRIAINLTTAQFSDRNVANALVEFAQSKEGPDELSIEITDVPSLKVMRDIAAIYRAGQVLVEIDDVGSDNSFEVVNKLLPYADGVKFAMQNLRQTTTMESLHERIKFWVQVASEHQLDFVLEGVENKEEVDWAHDKLGIQHFQGYYFSKPFLPRL, from the coding sequence TTGAAGATTAATTTATTTGGTATGCCTATCATCATGCATCTTTGGCTGCACCCGTTGAACTTTGTGATTTGGTTCGTGGAGGTCCTCGTTGCCGTCTTTTTCGTTTCTGGTGTGATTCGTCATTATCAAGAATTGTACGAATACGCGTTTGATGAGAAGAACGACCGCGTGCGGCGGATTGTTGCCCGGGTGCTCATGCCGGTGCTAACCATTGGCTTGGGCATGCTGCTGCACTTTATCGGGTATAGCTATCCCGATACTGGCATGGCCTGTCATAACTTAGGCTTATTCCTACTAGTTTTCCCCTTGATTGACGTTGGCATTAACAATTGGGAGCTGGCGGTTCGCATTGCCGGGATTGCCGCCGTTTGGTACATGCACCACATGCTAGGGCTCAACCGCCCGCAGTTCGCCATTTCTGTTGGCCTGCTACTCATTGGCATTGTTTACATGCGGATTAACCCGCAACGGATTCGGCAGAATCTCTGGGCCAGCACCGTAACCTTCCTATATGTCGCCCTCACTTTCTGGCTGCTGATTCCGCCGTTCTCTGCGCCGAGTCAGCGTGGCGTCATCATTTTCCAGGCGGTCGTGATGTACATGGCGGTCACAGGGATTGCAACCTTCCTCTGGATCCGTGAACACCGGCGTGCTGTCCACGCAACTGAAGTCGAGCGGCTCGCCAGCTTTGACCAGCTGACCAATGCGGCAAACTACAACCAGTACCAGGCGGACATGGCCAACATGTTTGACGAGGCACGGGCGGACAATCGCAAACTCACGATGGTTTCCATCGATATTGATCACTTTAAGCAAATCAATGATCATTATGGCCATCTCGCCGGTAACTCGGTGCTGATTGGCGTTGCGACGACACTGGATGACGAGCTCAGTCAGTTGCCTGGGAAACACAAGCTTTACCGGACGGGCGGTGAGGAATTTGCGATTGCCTTTGCAGATTGCGACCCCGATTCGGTACTAGACGAAATGCAGAGTATTTGGCAACAGGTGCAAAAGGCGCACTACCATTACGGTGATTACGATATTTCGGTTACCATTTCGATGGGCATCACGGCATTGCGGCCAAATGACTACAGCATTGACGACCTGGCAAAGCGTGCCGATGATAACCTGTACCTGAGTAAGCATGCTGGACGCGACACGATTACGGTAGAGGGTGAAACCGTGCATGGTAATGGCGAACGCGATTTGATTGCAACCTACGCGTACTTTACGCAACCAATTAAACCAGCTGATGGTAAGGGCCGCTACCGGAATGAACTGCTGCTGCGGATGTTTGATCAGGAACACGAGCGTTGGGTCTTGCCTGAAATGTTTGATATTTCCGTGCAAACGCAAATTGACCTCATGCGCCGGACATTAGCACAATCCAGCACGCGGCGTATTGCCATTAACCTGACCACCGCACAGTTTAGTGATCGCAACGTGGCCAATGCGCTGGTTGAATTTGCCCAGAGCAAAGAGGGACCGGATGAGTTAAGCATCGAAATTACTGATGTCCCATCACTGAAGGTCATGCGCGATATCGCGGCGATCTACCGAGCGGGCCAAGTACTAGTGGAAATCGATGACGTCGGCAGTGACAATTCCTTCGAAGTCGTAAACAAGCTTCTTCCCTATGCGGATGGTGTGAAGTTTGCGATGCAAAACCTGCGCCAGACTACGACCATGGAATCACTGCATGAGCGCATTAAGTTTTGGGTTCAGGTGGCCAGCGAGCACCAGCTCGACTTTGTCCTCGAGGGTGTTGAGAACAAGGAAGAAGTCGACTGGGCCCATGATAAGCTAGGAATTCAGCACTTCCAGGGCTATTACTTTAGCAAGCCGTTTTTACCAAGATTATGA
- the deoC gene encoding deoxyribose-phosphate aldolase, which produces MSVYTLDDFARLIDHTDLHADATREDMVQLCKEAKEYHFKMVAINQVQSKLCAEQLAGTDIDTGAAIAFPLGQTTIEAKEFETQNAIDNGANEIDYVINITELKAKNYAYIEDEMTRIVKICHAAGIPCKVIFENPYLTKDEIKQVALIAKRVQPDFIKTATGFGPSGATVEDVRLMKATVGPDVKVKAAGGIRNSDDFLAMIAAGAQRIGTSSGIKIINALKERMATDGVTSIEVDDGR; this is translated from the coding sequence ATGTCAGTCTACACACTCGATGATTTTGCCCGTCTCATTGATCACACCGATCTACATGCCGACGCCACCCGCGAAGACATGGTTCAATTATGCAAGGAAGCGAAAGAATATCACTTCAAGATGGTTGCCATCAACCAAGTTCAGTCCAAACTCTGTGCGGAGCAGCTAGCTGGTACCGATATCGACACGGGGGCGGCAATTGCCTTTCCTCTGGGTCAGACCACAATCGAAGCTAAGGAATTTGAAACGCAAAACGCTATCGATAATGGTGCCAACGAAATTGATTACGTCATCAACATTACCGAGCTCAAGGCGAAGAACTATGCCTACATTGAAGACGAAATGACCCGGATTGTGAAAATCTGTCATGCAGCTGGTATCCCTTGCAAAGTGATTTTTGAGAATCCTTACCTCACGAAAGACGAAATCAAGCAGGTTGCCCTCATTGCAAAGCGCGTGCAGCCTGACTTCATCAAGACCGCAACCGGCTTTGGCCCAAGTGGTGCAACCGTTGAAGACGTTCGTCTCATGAAGGCAACCGTGGGCCCAGACGTGAAGGTCAAGGCAGCAGGTGGTATCCGCAACTCTGACGACTTCCTCGCCATGATTGCGGCTGGTGCACAACGCATCGGGACTAGCTCTGGGATCAAGATCATTAACGCGCTCAAGGAACGTATGGCAACTGACGGCGTCACCAGCATTGAAGTTGATGATGGTCGCTAA
- a CDS encoding GntR family transcriptional regulator yields MTAPKYQFIEEDLRQQILDGTYPEGTIIPKELELAAHYSVSRPTIRQAVQNLVDQGLLEKKRKRGTMVRQNKIRQEFTHIIESYDQEMHAKGLATTTRVLDFRTEDATAEVAANLKLDAGSKVFKLVRLRYAGTTPIVLVTTYLPYAPLQDMATLDFTQVSLYAELAKRKAAIVHVRRKLEVMAADDTTSALLDVPTASPLFFFHTFGDASGGRRIEYSIASYRGDTNYFVFDIDNSSSNRDFHMS; encoded by the coding sequence ATGACTGCGCCGAAATACCAATTTATTGAAGAGGACTTGCGCCAGCAAATCCTGGATGGTACTTATCCTGAGGGCACCATCATCCCCAAAGAACTCGAACTTGCCGCCCACTACAGCGTCAGCCGACCCACCATCCGCCAAGCCGTTCAAAACTTAGTTGATCAAGGCCTGCTGGAAAAGAAGCGCAAACGCGGCACCATGGTCCGGCAAAATAAGATTCGCCAGGAATTCACGCACATTATTGAGAGTTACGACCAGGAGATGCACGCTAAGGGACTCGCCACCACGACGCGAGTGCTCGATTTTCGCACCGAAGACGCGACCGCCGAAGTGGCCGCCAACCTGAAGCTGGATGCCGGTAGCAAAGTCTTCAAGCTAGTCCGCCTGCGTTACGCCGGCACGACACCAATTGTCCTCGTCACAACCTACCTGCCGTATGCACCACTACAAGATATGGCAACCCTCGACTTCACCCAGGTTTCTTTGTACGCCGAGCTCGCTAAGCGCAAAGCCGCCATCGTGCACGTCCGGCGTAAACTCGAGGTCATGGCCGCTGACGACACGACCAGTGCGCTACTCGATGTTCCCACCGCGTCTCCGTTATTCTTCTTCCACACGTTTGGGGATGCCAGTGGTGGTCGGCGCATCGAATACTCGATTGCGAGCTACCGCGGTGATACGAATTACTTTGTTTTCGATATCGACAATTCCAGTAGCAACCGTGATTTCCACATGTCATGA
- a CDS encoding peptide ABC transporter substrate-binding protein: protein MKKNWQKIVAVSATVALSALVLAACGGKSNSASNKQVLNLPAAAQLDTIDISKSTGYGQTGNVYESFYRLGKKGKPIAGLAASSKKSADGKTWQFTIRKNAKWSNGDPITASDFVYSWRRSVTPKTASPYAYLFTGVKNADAISTGKADPATLGIKATGKRTLQIQLDQPIGYFKVLMAYPLFGPQSQKVADKYGKKYGTNAKYSVYSGPFKVSKWNGTANTWSFSKNPYYWDKSKVKLNKINYQVVSDSATSLDLFQTNKLDMSQLDPTQVSNYAKNKEYHTYPYSFVSFLNYNFNSKNAKTNKLLNNGNFRQALSASLDRKLLSKKVVGVNTIIPTGFVASSLASNPETGTDFSKDQQISGVNTYDKALAKSKWDAAKRETGISKAKITLLAASDSGDDPTAKEVVQYVKAQVEDLMPGMSINIKLMPTQGANEQEKNGDYDIMLSGWGADYNDPMSFLQIMTKGSAYNYGKYANVQYNTLVNKAATSDANNPKARWNDMVQASKIISRDQAVTPLYQSVYSWMQKSNVHGLVHNTAGTQWSYKTAYIK, encoded by the coding sequence ATGAAAAAGAATTGGCAAAAGATTGTTGCTGTATCCGCTACCGTTGCGTTGTCCGCTCTGGTCCTCGCGGCGTGCGGCGGCAAGTCCAACAGTGCCAGCAACAAACAGGTCTTGAACCTGCCTGCTGCGGCACAGCTGGACACGATTGATATCTCTAAGTCCACTGGTTATGGTCAGACGGGTAATGTCTACGAAAGCTTTTACCGCCTGGGCAAGAAGGGCAAGCCGATTGCCGGTCTCGCTGCATCTTCCAAGAAGAGCGCAGATGGGAAAACTTGGCAGTTCACGATTCGTAAGAACGCCAAGTGGAGCAATGGCGACCCCATCACGGCCAGCGATTTTGTGTACTCCTGGCGTCGTAGTGTGACACCAAAGACCGCATCCCCATACGCCTACCTGTTTACAGGCGTGAAAAATGCGGACGCCATTTCAACCGGCAAGGCGGATCCCGCTACACTCGGGATTAAAGCAACCGGTAAGCGGACGCTTCAGATTCAACTGGATCAGCCCATTGGTTACTTCAAGGTCCTGATGGCATACCCACTGTTTGGCCCGCAAAGCCAAAAGGTGGCTGACAAGTACGGCAAGAAGTATGGTACCAACGCGAAGTACTCGGTTTACTCGGGGCCATTCAAGGTTTCCAAGTGGAACGGGACGGCGAACACCTGGAGCTTTAGCAAGAACCCATACTACTGGGACAAGAGCAAGGTTAAGCTGAACAAGATTAATTACCAGGTTGTCTCTGATTCTGCTACGAGTTTGGATTTGTTCCAGACCAACAAGCTGGATATGAGTCAGCTTGACCCGACACAGGTGTCTAACTACGCAAAGAACAAGGAGTACCACACGTATCCTTATTCCTTCGTTAGCTTCCTGAACTACAATTTCAACAGTAAGAATGCTAAGACGAACAAACTCTTGAACAACGGCAACTTCCGGCAGGCACTTTCCGCATCGCTTGACCGCAAGCTGTTGTCGAAGAAGGTTGTCGGCGTCAACACGATTATCCCAACCGGCTTTGTTGCTAGCTCTTTGGCAAGCAATCCGGAAACGGGGACTGATTTCTCCAAGGACCAGCAGATTAGCGGCGTGAACACTTACGACAAGGCGCTAGCCAAGTCCAAGTGGGATGCTGCCAAGCGTGAAACCGGAATATCCAAGGCGAAGATTACCCTTCTGGCTGCCTCAGACAGTGGTGATGATCCAACTGCTAAGGAAGTTGTCCAGTACGTCAAGGCCCAGGTCGAGGATCTGATGCCTGGCATGTCCATCAACATCAAGCTCATGCCGACGCAGGGTGCCAACGAGCAGGAGAAGAACGGTGACTACGACATCATGCTGAGTGGTTGGGGTGCTGATTACAACGACCCAATGTCCTTCCTGCAGATTATGACGAAGGGCTCCGCTTATAACTACGGCAAGTATGCGAACGTGCAGTACAACACGCTAGTTAACAAGGCCGCAACGTCGGACGCCAACAATCCTAAGGCCCGCTGGAACGACATGGTTCAGGCCAGCAAGATTATTTCCCGCGACCAGGCTGTGACACCACTTTACCAGAGCGTTTACTCCTGGATGCAGAAGTCGAACGTACATGGCCTTGTGCACAACACGGCCGGGACGCAGTGGAGTTATAAGACGGCATACATCAAATAA
- a CDS encoding nitroreductase family protein, with product MNNDVLNNLKQRRSIYALGKNVKQSDQEIVELIESIIENSPSSFNSQSTRAIILFGDKHDQLWDIVAKRLKSEVPTEAAYQKTLEKINSFKAAYGTVMMFTDMDVIKNLEDNFPLYKDNFYDWSEQAIGNASLAFWTALATNNIGMNMQHYNPIIDDEVRAAFDVPANWRLRAQMPFGSIEAPAGDKDFMDRADRFRVLGD from the coding sequence ATGAACAACGATGTATTAAACAACTTAAAGCAACGCCGCAGCATTTACGCCCTAGGTAAGAACGTGAAGCAGAGCGATCAGGAGATTGTTGAACTGATTGAGAGCATCATCGAAAACAGCCCATCATCCTTCAATTCCCAGAGTACCCGTGCGATTATCTTGTTTGGCGACAAGCACGACCAGCTTTGGGACATCGTCGCAAAGCGTTTGAAGTCCGAAGTGCCAACTGAGGCTGCTTACCAGAAGACCCTGGAGAAGATTAATAGCTTCAAGGCTGCTTATGGGACCGTCATGATGTTCACGGACATGGACGTCATCAAGAACCTTGAGGACAACTTCCCATTGTACAAGGATAACTTCTACGACTGGTCAGAACAGGCAATCGGGAACGCCAGCCTGGCATTCTGGACGGCCCTTGCGACCAACAATATTGGCATGAACATGCAGCACTACAACCCAATCATTGACGATGAAGTCCGTGCCGCATTTGATGTTCCAGCTAACTGGCGCCTGCGTGCCCAGATGCCATTCGGTTCTATCGAAGCACCTGCTGGCGACAAGGACTTTATGGACCGTGCCGATCGGTTCCGTGTCCTGGGCGACTAG
- a CDS encoding DUF1634 domain-containing protein, whose translation MDEKKKLANENKQVEQIIGRIMQIGVVLAAIVILIGLLLMFAQGNDGYPAGVHPHTFPAIYQGIVAAKPDAVMMLGLFLLILTPVLRVVVSIYAFAKERDHFYTIITTAVLIILIIAMWIGYYGI comes from the coding sequence ATGGACGAAAAAAAGAAACTTGCTAATGAGAATAAACAAGTCGAACAGATCATCGGGCGCATCATGCAGATTGGGGTTGTCCTCGCTGCCATTGTCATCCTGATTGGCTTACTCTTGATGTTTGCTCAGGGCAATGATGGTTATCCAGCAGGCGTCCACCCGCACACGTTCCCGGCAATTTACCAGGGCATCGTTGCGGCGAAGCCAGATGCTGTCATGATGTTGGGTTTATTCTTGCTCATTTTGACACCAGTTTTGCGGGTTGTCGTTTCGATATATGCTTTTGCGAAGGAACGCGACCACTTCTATACGATTATCACGACCGCCGTCCTGATTATCCTCATCATCGCGATGTGGATTGGGTATTACGGCATTTAG
- a CDS encoding sulfite exporter TauE/SafE family protein: MALLLVTGLAAGILGAILGIGGGMIVTPVITILMGVDIKYAIAASIIAVIATSSGATIAYLRDDLLNLRVAMFLEIATTVGAIVGAIAAGFVPGNFLYWLFGALLIFSTYNMVRKLMGKKDAIPAEADDKIADKLRLGGSYYDKSTGKNVDYSVTNVPGGFTMMFGAGLASGMLGIGSGAFKVIAMDTIMHMPLKPSSATSNLMMGVTAAASATVYFFNGSLQPGIAAPLAIGILLGATIGTRVMVLLPTRVLRMIFVPIMGYMGIQMLLKGFGVSI; this comes from the coding sequence ATGGCGCTGTTACTTGTCACTGGATTAGCTGCCGGTATTTTGGGCGCGATCCTTGGTATCGGGGGCGGGATGATTGTCACCCCGGTCATCACGATACTGATGGGCGTGGATATCAAGTACGCGATTGCGGCCAGCATCATCGCCGTCATTGCGACGAGCTCAGGTGCGACGATTGCCTACCTGCGTGATGATCTGCTGAACCTGCGGGTGGCGATGTTTCTTGAAATTGCCACCACAGTTGGGGCCATCGTTGGCGCGATTGCTGCCGGTTTTGTCCCTGGGAACTTCCTGTACTGGTTGTTTGGAGCCCTGCTGATTTTCTCCACCTACAACATGGTGCGCAAACTCATGGGTAAGAAGGACGCCATTCCTGCTGAAGCCGATGACAAAATTGCCGACAAGTTGCGACTGGGCGGTTCGTACTACGATAAATCGACCGGTAAGAACGTGGACTACTCGGTGACCAACGTGCCAGGTGGGTTCACCATGATGTTTGGCGCCGGTCTGGCATCTGGGATGCTCGGTATTGGATCAGGGGCGTTCAAAGTGATCGCGATGGATACCATTATGCACATGCCGCTGAAGCCATCTTCTGCCACCAGTAATCTGATGATGGGTGTCACGGCTGCCGCAAGTGCGACTGTCTATTTCTTTAACGGCAGTCTCCAACCCGGCATTGCCGCACCGCTCGCCATCGGGATTTTGCTCGGTGCCACGATTGGGACTCGCGTCATGGTTCTGTTGCCAACGCGGGTACTGCGGATGATTTTCGTGCCAATCATGGGTTACATGGGCATCCAAATGCTACTTAAAGGATTTGGGGTGTCAATCTAA